The DNA region CGCCCTGACCCGGCGGGTTCGGGCCGATATCCTGACCCACGCCGGTCTGGCGCCGACCGTCGGCGATCAGCGTCACCCCCAGCACCAAATCCTCGTCGACCGGACCACGCCCGTTGCCGATGTCGCTGGCGAGGTCTCCGGCGATCACCGCGCCTTGCGAGAAGCCGACGAGTACATAGCTGGTCAACGGGCAGCGGTCGTTCATCTCGGTCATCGCCTTGATGGTCGCCTGCGTGCCCTCGGCGCGGCTGTCGTTGTAGTCCATCTGACCGTCATTGGCGAACGGGTTCCGGAACTGTGCGGTGTAGGGGACGGTGAACACTTCCAATCGATCCCCGCCGAACTGCGCCCGGATCGGATTGGTGACGTTGAGCAGCAACGCGGCCGGGAACTGCGCCGGGTTGAACGGATCGAGGGCCACCGAGGACTCCCAGGTGCCCGGGATCGACACCAACTGGACATCCGGACAGCTCGCGTCCTGGAACTCCGGCCGCGGCTTGGCGGTGGGCGGCACTGCGGTCGGGGGCACCACCGTCGGAGGCACCGCTGACGGTGGCGCGTCAGGGCGGCGCACCACGACGATCACGATGGCGACGATCAACACCACCACCAGGCCCACGGCGCCGGCGGCGGTCAGCGCGAGCAAGCGGTGGCGTTTCCGCCGGTTGGTCTTCGCCATAAAAGTTCACGCGCTCCTGTTAGCAGAGTCGGTCGGTCGCGATGCGAATGTAGTCGGCCGTCGTGTCATGCAACGCCGGGTCGTCCGGGTCGGTGCGCACCATCGGCGCGATGAAGTCCCACACCGCCTCGTCGGACTGCCTGGCCGCCCGGGCCTGACACACATAAGAACCGATGCTCAGCGCCGTCAGGTCGTTGACCGGCTCGATACCGGCGGCGTGTAGTTCGTCGAGGTAGGCGCGCTGCCGGTCGGTGACCACCAGCGCGTTGGATTCCTCACCCGGCACCCCTGGGCCCGGCAGATTGGGGCCGGACTGACCGTGCACCGGCGCGGGCTCCATCTCTGAGGTCAATCCCGACGTCATGTCGTCACCGGGCGAACAACCGGTCAGCCACACTGCCGGCACAGCGAGCAGCGCGGACAGTCCTGCCATCCCTGCTTTCGCCGAGCGCGACCCGTGTTGCACGCAGTCCAAGGTACCGGCCGGTTGCTGAGGATCGGCTGAGCGACCTGTGATGCCGCGGGGCTCTCAGCGCAGGACCGCAGCCAGCTCACCTGACATGGCGGCCAGCTGGGCACTCCAGGAACCCCAGTCATGGTTGCCCGAGTTGGGGAAGTCGAAGTGTCCGTTACCGCCGCCGGTCCCGCGGTAGTGCTGGTAGAAGGTCCGGTTGCTGCCCTGGGCCTGATCGCAGTATCCGATCATCGCCGCAGGGTCGGTGCAGGTGGTAGCCGAGGGGCTGTAGACCCACAGCCGGGTGTTGTTGTTCACCAGCAACTGCACGTGGACGTCGGGATCGTGCCACTTCCACCGGCCCAGCTGAGGCAGGCCCCACATGTTGCGGGTGTCCACACCGCCGAACTGCGCAAGCCCGGCGGTGATGGCGCCGTTCATCGTCGTCGCCGACGGTGTCAGAAAGCCCGACAGCGACCCGGCGTAGCGGTACCGGTTGGGGTGGAACGCCGCCATGGTCAGCGCCCCGGTACCGCCCTGCGCCGCGCCGACGATGCCGTGGCCGCCCGGGGCCAGACCCTTGTTGGCGGACAGCCAGTTCGGCAACTCGTCAGCCAGGAACGTCTCCCACTGTTTGCTGCCGTCCTGCTCCCAGTTGGTGTACATGCTCCACGCGCCGCCCGCGGGTGCGACCACCGAGACACCCGAGCCGGCCAGGGTGTTCATCGCATTCCCGGCGGTGACCCAGTTGCTGACATCGGGTGCGGCGTTGAAGGCGTCGAGCAGCACCACCGCGTGCGGACCGCCGCCCTGGAACGCGACCGGGATGTCGCGCCCCATCGCCGGTGAGGGCACCATCAGGAACTCCACGCCCTGAGCGTGGGCCGGCGCGGCGCCCGGTGCCCATGGGGCCAGCCCGGCGGACCACAGCGCCACGGCCGCCACCGCGGCCAGGACAGAACGCATCACCGCACGCATCACATTCACCTTCGTTTCGACCGGGGGCACCGCAAGGTAGTGAATCACACCACTGCGACGTACCGGGCGTGAAAACGACGACGACGGTGCTCCCGGAGGGGGCACCGTCGTCGCGTGTCGTGAATGGGTGGTGTGAAGGATCAGCCGCCCGCAGAAACCGGTTCGACCGGGGCAGCCGCGTCCGGCGCGGGCTCCACCGGTGCCGACGGCTGCGGCACCGCGCCGAGCACCCGCTGGATGTCGGGCTTCATCTGCTGCAGCTGCTGACCCCAGTACGCCCACTGGTGGGTGCCGTTGGCGGGGAAGTTGAACACGCCGTTCTTACCGCCGGCGGCGATGTACTCCTCCTGGAAGGTCTTGTTGGTCCGCAGCGTGAAACCTTCCAGGAACTTCGCGTTGAACAGGTTGCCCGAGGTCATCCCCGCATCGAGTTCTGCCGGCTTGCCGTTGCCGCAGAAGATCCAGATCCGGGTGTTGTTGGCAACCAGCCGGTCGATGTTGACCATCGGATCGTTGCGCTTCCATGCGGGATCGCTCGATGGTCCCCACATGTCCTCGGCCTTGTAACCGCCGGCGTCACCCATCGAGATACCGACCAGCATCGGCCACCAACCCTCGGAGAGGTTCAGGAAGCCCGACAGCGCGCCGGCGTACTGGAACTGCTGGGGGTGATGGATGGCCATCGTCAGCGCGGCCGACCCGGCCATCGACAGGCCGACGGCAGCGTTGCGATTGGGATTCACGCCCTTGTTCGCGGCGAGATAGGCGGGCAGTTCCTGGGTCAGGAACGTCTCCCAGTTGTACGTGCTGCAACCGGCCTTGCCGCACGCCGGCTTGTACCAGTCGGTGTAGAAGCTGGACTGGCCGCCGACCGGCATGATCACGGCCAGGCCGGAGTCCAGGTACCACTCGAACGCGGCGGTGTTGATATCCCAGCCGTTGAAGTCCTCCTGCGCCCGCAGGCCGTCGAGCAGGTACACGCCCGGTGCGTTGGCTCCCCCACTCTGGAACTGCACCTTGATGTCGCGGCCCATCGCCGACGACGGCACCATCAGGTACTCGACCGGCAGACCGGGCCGGGAGAACGCCCCCGCGGTCGCCGAGCCTCCGATAGTTGTGATCAAGGCGGGTAGCACGGCCGCCACCAGGGCTGCCACCGTGAACCGGCGCCACGAGACCTTCGCTGCCCCGCGCAGCCTCCCAACCAACTTCATGCGTGTGTCAATCCAATCTGTCGTGAAGCAGCCGCGGACCATCGGTACTCGAAACGAGCCCGGCCGCAGTGTTGCCCGTGTAGTCAACCACACCGTTGTGGCGATTTCTTCGCGCCGCGATCTGCTCACGGCACCCGTCACATGCCCTATCTGACCGACATGGCCCCAGTGTTACGTCACGCGATACGAAAGCAGAAAACCTGCCGCGGCAACAAATCGGCACCCGCGTACCGCAAGCGTGACGTGGCAGTCAGGGCCCAGTTGCCGGCAGCCCGGTGTAGGGCGGGTTGACCCGCTCCGGCACCGGTAGTCCGCAGCGGTGGAGTTCGTAGAGTGGCACCCGGTCGATGCGGTAGCGCGTGAACCCCGCGGCGTGCCGGAGATTCGACAGGAACCTGCGGGGCCCCATCGGAGCACGTCGCGCGTCGAGCATCGCCTGGGTCTCGGGGCACTTCAGTGCCGCCTCGGCCTGACGGATCCAGTCCTCGTCCAGATACTGCGGGATGTAGGGCGGTTCCTTCAGGAACGGCCCCTCGGCCACCGCCCAGTCGGGGAACAGGTTCTTGTCGTGGCCGATGCGCCCGTTGGTGAGCCGTTCGGTGTGCGCCGCGACCGGATTGGCCAGCCCGATCTGGTCGATGACCCGCACGTCCAGACCGACGTTCATGCCCAACATGCCGAGGTTGGTGAAGAACACCGTGTGCGGCCCGATATAGCCGGGGGTGCGCAACTCTGGCGGCGGCGGAATCGCCGGCACCACATCCCACTGGTCGTAGTTTCCCGCCGGGAGCAGCAGCGCACCATCAGGTGTGTTGTCGATCGCGGTCAGCACGGAGCGCATGCGCGGGTAGTCCAGATAATCCGCCGCCGTCAGCGGATGAGGGTGACCGGTGGCCTGCGCGTAGAAACGACGCTCGTCGACGATCCCGGAATAGGTGACCCGGGTGGCGTCGGCGCCCATGCCCGACGAGTTGGCCGCCCACAACGCCCATCCGGCGACCGCAACCCACAGCAACGCCGCGGCACCGGCGAACAGGTAGCCCGCGCCGCGCGCCATCCTCGACTTGTCCGGCAGCATCAGCGGAACCACCGAGATCGGGGCCAGCAGACAGAACAGCGGGGTCAACAGCACCCGGCCGTGCATGAAATCACCGCCCTGGCGGACCCAGTAGAGGGCCTGCAGCAATCCGCTGGCGAGCATGAAAACCACTACCGCCGTAGGGTTCTGCACGATGCGGGCCCAGCGGCCGGTGCCGGCCGGTGCGCGCCGGTTCACCCAGGCCGGTCGACCGCGCAACAGCATCACCATGGCCGCCAGGCCGATCAGCAGCACCGCTGGCGCCCACAGGAGGTAGGGCTGATTGAAGTTGGCCAGGTAGCTCAGACCCTGATCCCACTTGGCGCCCGAGGCATCCTTGGCCACAGCGGTTCCCGGCACCAACAGGCCGTAATAGCCCATCCGGAAGATCTGGTACGCCACCGGGAGTAGTCCGCCGGCCACCAAGATCACCATCCGCCGACGCCAGTCGGGCGCGGCCATCAGCAGCATCACCAGTGCTGCGCCGCCGACCAAAGCCAACTCCGGACGGACCAGCACCGAGAACCCGGCGACGAAAGCCAGTACCGCCTCGAAGTTCTGCGGCGTCTGCTCGCCGTCACGCCGGCTGCGCAGGCCCTGCGACCAGCACACCATCATCCACCACAGCATGCCGAGATAGGCCAGCACCAAACCGTTTTCGAGCCCGGAGGTGGCGAAGTCGCGAGCCGGCGGCACCGCGATGTAGACCAACGCTCCGGCTGGCAACAGCACGGCGCGCCGGCCGGCCAGGCTTGGCGCGTACAACCGGGCGGTACCGAGCATGACGAAGGCGATGCCGGTCAGCGACAGCGCCAAGGCCAGCACCAGAACGACATACTCCAGGCGAGCCGATCCGCTCACCAAGCTGCCCAGATACACCAGGTACGACCACGCCGTCGAGGTGTTGGCTTCCACCCGCTCCCCGGC from Mycobacterium sp. SMC-4 includes:
- a CDS encoding esterase family protein → MKLVGRLRGAAKVSWRRFTVAALVAAVLPALITTIGGSATAGAFSRPGLPVEYLMVPSSAMGRDIKVQFQSGGANAPGVYLLDGLRAQEDFNGWDINTAAFEWYLDSGLAVIMPVGGQSSFYTDWYKPACGKAGCSTYNWETFLTQELPAYLAANKGVNPNRNAAVGLSMAGSAALTMAIHHPQQFQYAGALSGFLNLSEGWWPMLVGISMGDAGGYKAEDMWGPSSDPAWKRNDPMVNIDRLVANNTRIWIFCGNGKPAELDAGMTSGNLFNAKFLEGFTLRTNKTFQEEYIAAGGKNGVFNFPANGTHQWAYWGQQLQQMKPDIQRVLGAVPQPSAPVEPAPDAAAPVEPVSAGG
- the zomB gene encoding flagellar motor control protein ZomB, with product MAQSSSAERSLGTAAGRPSGTAAGRRLSAADRLLLQWPTFPYHVSVRLSLWISVTVVVALFGWGAWQRRWIADDGLIVLRTVRNLLAGNGPVFNAGERVEANTSTAWSYLVYLGSLVSGSARLEYVVLVLALALSLTGIAFVMLGTARLYAPSLAGRRAVLLPAGALVYIAVPPARDFATSGLENGLVLAYLGMLWWMMVCWSQGLRSRRDGEQTPQNFEAVLAFVAGFSVLVRPELALVGGAALVMLLMAAPDWRRRMVILVAGGLLPVAYQIFRMGYYGLLVPGTAVAKDASGAKWDQGLSYLANFNQPYLLWAPAVLLIGLAAMVMLLRGRPAWVNRRAPAGTGRWARIVQNPTAVVVFMLASGLLQALYWVRQGGDFMHGRVLLTPLFCLLAPISVVPLMLPDKSRMARGAGYLFAGAAALLWVAVAGWALWAANSSGMGADATRVTYSGIVDERRFYAQATGHPHPLTAADYLDYPRMRSVLTAIDNTPDGALLLPAGNYDQWDVVPAIPPPPELRTPGYIGPHTVFFTNLGMLGMNVGLDVRVIDQIGLANPVAAHTERLTNGRIGHDKNLFPDWAVAEGPFLKEPPYIPQYLDEDWIRQAEAALKCPETQAMLDARRAPMGPRRFLSNLRHAAGFTRYRIDRVPLYELHRCGLPVPERVNPPYTGLPATGP
- a CDS encoding DUF732 domain-containing protein, yielding MAGLSALLAVPAVWLTGCSPGDDMTSGLTSEMEPAPVHGQSGPNLPGPGVPGEESNALVVTDRQRAYLDELHAAGIEPVNDLTALSIGSYVCQARAARQSDEAVWDFIAPMVRTDPDDPALHDTTADYIRIATDRLC
- a CDS encoding cutinase family protein; translation: MAKTNRRKRHRLLALTAAGAVGLVVVLIVAIVIVVVRRPDAPPSAVPPTVVPPTAVPPTAKPRPEFQDASCPDVQLVSIPGTWESSVALDPFNPAQFPAALLLNVTNPIRAQFGGDRLEVFTVPYTAQFRNPFANDGQMDYNDSRAEGTQATIKAMTEMNDRCPLTSYVLVGFSQGAVIAGDLASDIGNGRGPVDEDLVLGVTLIADGRRQTGVGQDIGPNPPGQGAEITLHEVPTLSALGLTMSGPRPDGFGALDNRTYEICARGDLICAAPESAFSIVNLPQTLSTLAGGAGQPVHAMYATPQFWNVDGMSATQWTLNWAQDLVDNAPQPKHG
- a CDS encoding alpha/beta hydrolase-fold protein, with amino-acid sequence MRAVMRSVLAAVAAVALWSAGLAPWAPGAAPAHAQGVEFLMVPSPAMGRDIPVAFQGGGPHAVVLLDAFNAAPDVSNWVTAGNAMNTLAGSGVSVVAPAGGAWSMYTNWEQDGSKQWETFLADELPNWLSANKGLAPGGHGIVGAAQGGTGALTMAAFHPNRYRYAGSLSGFLTPSATTMNGAITAGLAQFGGVDTRNMWGLPQLGRWKWHDPDVHVQLLVNNNTRLWVYSPSATTCTDPAAMIGYCDQAQGSNRTFYQHYRGTGGGNGHFDFPNSGNHDWGSWSAQLAAMSGELAAVLR